The genomic DNA GTTGTGGGCAAGAACCCAAACTGGCCAATGGTtgatctagagagagagagtgggcgGCTGGATGGTATGAGAAGGATGGTGCTGGTTTTGTACCTGAAACAAGAAGAGatttataagttttttcttgtgatttaaaaatgaagaacagaaagTAAACTAATAAGAAAACTAAGAACAGAAACAGATATGATTTTTATGGGATTTTCAGATGCAGAATAAAATGATTtgcaaacagaaacaaaatgaaataaaaatcaagaataaggatagagagatggaggatggattcaagttgctggactgaagtctctctcaacaagaacagtggatggagatggatagatgtgggatttgcttgctggactgaagtctctctcaagacaAATCGATGGGTGGTGATGGAGTGAtgaatcgccacaagcttggtgatgaaggcttgataaGATCCTGGCTGTCTCAAGTGTTTCTCACaactagaaagacttagggtttaTTTGCTCTTGCAAACTAAAAAACTTTCATGAAAACTGAAGGCAGAAATCGCCCATTACAAGGAGTTATATAGTCTCCCTTGTTGAACTCTCAAAGATAAAAATGGGCCTAAACAAAGGGCCAACTCTCAAACAAAAGGAAAAGGCTGACAAATGCCCAAAgtctaaaccaaaataaaattaaatcaaaacagtAAACCGGATGCTAAttgagatgcctaaaccaaagctcatagtatgcttgcttgttgcctcattaaaaccttatcgggaaaacccagtgggacaaaacccgatgaaggaaaaagagtacaacacatactacttactttggtggtcGGCTATATCTCTGAACCGGAAGCAAATTGGTTGGTTGGATTGgagattgattctgaaccaagGTTGAATGTGGAGAGGATGAGGCCGGTTCGGTTATGGACGATGGAAGAGAACTGAATCGGACCGGGCTGATCTTGAACTTCTATGGAGCCGGTCGGGTCTTCaatcttcaaaccagacatctcTTGAATCAGTAGCTGTTTGAGACCTTGATCAATCAGTTCTTGAACCGCCTTGGTGAACCCATTCCTTAACCTTGCTGAACCTGATCTTGTAGTAGGACCCTTATGCACTTGGGAACCTCAGCTTGAGTGACCACAACATCCCCTCCCCCTTGAGTAGGTTCTGTCCTTCagaacttcttcttcatcttcaagaTAAGGGGCTAAATCAGCAACATTGAACGTTGGGGAAACCTTGAACTCTCCTTGAAGCTctagcttgtaagcattgtcgTTGATCTTCTCCAACACTCGGAAAGGACCATCTCCCCTAGGCGccagcttggacttcctttctGCAGGGAACCGTTCTGGTCGCATGTGAAGCCATACCCAGTCACCCGGCTTGAAAAGAACCTCCTTGCGATTTTTGTTGAGCTTGACCCGGTTCCTCTAAGCCTTAGTCTCAAGTGTCTTCTGAACCTGCTGGTGCATGCTCTTGACGAATTCAGCCCTGTCCACACCACTTTGACTAACTTGCATGTCCGGTGGCAATGGCTTGAAGTCCAACGGAATCTCTGGGTTAAAGCCATAGACAACCTCAAAAGGGGGTTGGTTAGTAATAGAATGCTtggcatggttataagcaaattcaataaaAGGCAAGCAACTTAACCAATTCCTCAATTCTTACCCACCGTAGCTCTCAACAGTTGAGAGAGAGTACGGTTTACTACCTCGGTTTGACCATCTGTTTGTGGGTGGCAAGTGGTGGAGAAAAGAAGTTTAGTACCAAGTTTCTTCCAAAGTGTCCGCCAGAAATGGCTAAGGAACTTGGTGTCACGGTCGGACACAATGGTTCTGGGCACTCCATGTAAGCGTACCACTTCCTTGAAGAACAAGTTGGCGGTTTGGCTAGCATCATTGGACTTgtcacaaggtatgaagtgtgccatcttggagaacctgtctacaacaacaaaaatagaatctttgttttctatcttgggcaagcccagaacaaagtccatagagatGTCCACCCAAGGTGCGTTAAGAATAGGTAAAGGCATATGTAAACCATAGGGATGAGATCGAGACTTAGTCTTTATGCAGACATGGCATTTGGCGCAAAGGTTCTCGACATAGCGTCTCATtctcggccagtagaagtgttcagTGAGAACATCTAAGGTCTTGGTCCGGCCAAAGTGTCCCATCATGCCGCCACTATGTGCTTCCCGGGTTAGTAGATCTCGCATGGTCCCTTGAGGAATGCAAAGCCTCTTTTCCTTGAATAGGAACCCATCATGCTGGTAGAATGGACCTACAACACCTCTGGTGGTACTAGCATAGAGTTCTGAAAAATCAGGGTCAGTAGCATAAGCAAGTTTAATAtgttcaaaacccaaaatcttaGCCTCCATGGTAGTGATGAGAGTGTGGCGTCTAGAGAGGGCGTCGGCCACTACGTTGTCCtttcccttcttgtacttgatgacatAGGGAAATGTCTCCACGAATTCTAACCACCTAGCATGCCTCTTCTTGAGTGTGGTTTGGCCTCTCAAatgtttaagggtctcatgatctgtatgaataacaaactccttaggacaaaagataatgttgccaagtttcGAGGGACCTCACGAGAGCATAGAGCTCTttgtcataggtaggatagttgagggcagctccactcaatttctcactgaagaaagccacaGGTCGGCCACCTTGAGTAAGCACAGCTCCTATGCCCGTACCTGATGCATCACactcaatctcaaaagttttatcGAAGTTAGGCAGAGTAAGGACTGGTGCATGAGTCAAACCATATTTAAGTTGATTAAAAGACTCTTCTTGGGCAGGTCCCCAAGTAAAGGATACATTTTTTTGATCACTGATGTCATGGGAGCAGCAATGGTGCTGAAATCCCTGACAAACCGTCGATAAAAACTGGCCAGGCCATGGAAACTGCGGACATGTCCAATCGTGGTCGGGGTGGGCCAATCTTGTATCGCCTTTATCTTCTCCTCATCGACCTTCagtccctgtgaactcacaacaaagcctaagaaTACTAACTGGTCAGTACATAATACACACTTCTTGAGATTGGCATAAAGCCCTTCTTGCCGCAAAGCCTTTAGCACCTGTTCTAAATGGTCAAGGTGATCCGATAAGCACTGACTGTAaatcaaaatatcatcaaagtaaacaaccacaaacttactgatgaaaggccttagaacctcgttcatgagcctcatgaaagtgctaggggcgttggtaaggccaaatggcatcacgagccactcatacaaaccttgTTTCGTTTTGAAGGCGGTTTTCCACTCCTCACCTTCCTTCATTCGAACTTGGTGGTATCCACTCCTAAggtcaatcttagaaaacacagtagaaccacttagttcatccaacatatcatcaagtctaggaatagggtaccgatatttgatggttatgttgttgatggctcggcagtccacacacatgcgccatgtgccatctttcttaggcactaGCAGGACTGGAACCGCGCATGGGCTGAGGCTCTCACGAATGTAGCCCTTGTCCATAAGGTCTTGAACCTgcctctccaactccttggcctcctccGTATTAACTCGGTACGCAGCTCGGTTTGGTAAGGGCGCGCCTggtacaaagtcaatctgatgttCTATTCCGCGGATGGGGGGTAGTCCGGCTGGTAAATCTACAGGGAAGACGTCCTTGTACTGGTCCATAAGGACTTGCACCTCAGCTGGTACGTCTTGGACCtcaaaacctgcaaaacaaccttccttaaagatcattagtagcacctgcgtCTCTTGATGTAAAGATTTAAGCACTTGACCAGAAGTAATATAAAggttagtcttacttaccttgctGGATTGGTCCATTGCCTTTTGCATATCATGAACATCTTGTGGACTAAGTGGTGCTAGGCTatgcttcttgttgttgtggttgaAGCTGTAGATGTTGGTCCGGCCATGATGGATGGTCTCTTTGTCAAACTGCCACGGCCTCCCTAAGAGAATATGTCCGGCTTGCATGGGGACTACATCACACTTAACCTGGtcgtggtacttaccaataCTAAAAGGCACAACAACTTGTTCGGCTATTTTAAGCTCGGTCTCATCATTAAGCCACTTGAGCCTATATGGTCTAGGATGGGGCGTCTTGACcaaacctagcttatcaacaagatacttgctagccacattagtacaagaaccaccatcaatgattagGCTACATACCTTTTGTTCCACGGTACATCTTGTgtgaaagatgttttctctttgtacgGTTTCAGGATCAAAGAGGGCACTGAGGGATCGTCTGGTCACAAGTAACTCTCCAGTGTCAGCATAGTCTACAATCTCGTCACCAGATTCAACCATGTCGAACTCGGCCTCGTCCTGCGACTCGTACTCACCATCGGCCTTAAGGACCATCACACACTTGTTTGGACAATCCCTAGCGTAATGTCCCTTTCCCTGACACTTAAAACAAGTAATGTCACGGGTTCTCTGATTTTGAACTTGACCCTTACCTTGGTCAGATGATCCGGCTTTAGTGGTGTCagcttggttcttcttgaaccggttcTCCACTTCTATGGATTTGTTTCTTTCAGCACCTTTGGAACCTGGTTGAGACCACGCAGGTTTTCTTCGGCTAGTGGCCGCATTCTTCCTCTTCATATGGCTCTCAGCCTGGACGGCATAGTGCAAAAGGTCGTTGAAGTCTTCATACGGCTGGCGCTCCACCTTCCGTGCAATCCGATCGTTCAGTCCCTCCAAGAACTGAGACATCATGGACTCCTCAGACTCGTCCACTTCCAAACGGTTTCTTAGagcctcaaactcttcaaagtactcCTCCACGGACTTAGTTCCCTGAGACAACTTACGAAAACGTTTTAGTAAATCTCTAGGATAATGTGATGGAATGTACCTCGCTCGGAGTTTGGTTCGCATCTCAATCCAGTTTTGAGCTCTCCATACTGGACCGGTCTTAGCAACATCTCGATCCCACCAAGATAAAGCATTATCAGTAAGCTGGGCTGCGGCTAGAGCTATCTTCTTGGTCTCGGAGTACTTGTAGTACTCAAAGATATACTCCATGCGTTTCTCCCATGTGATGTAAGCATCCGGATCGACCTTTCCCGCGAATGTGGGTGGCTTCAGCTTGATGTCCTTGCCTCTTTGGAAGGCCGCATCATCGTTCCGGTCTCAGTCTCTCCTCCGGTCAGGGCTTCCATCCCGCCTTTGGTAAGGACTCACATCTCTACCACGTCTCCCACCTCGAGCGGCTTGGTTAGCGCCTCCACGATCTGGTGGCTCCTCCTCAGACTCATCTTCCTCCGACTCGGACTGCGGCTGGTTGAGGTAGGGACCGAACCTTCTTGCGGCTGGATGGCCATTGGGTTGGTTCTGGTTTCCCTGACCCATGAGATTCATTTGAGCAGCACCGTTTAAGTATCCCATATCTCCTGAAAAGTAAGAAAGAAAAGGAGATCAAGTGCAAAGGGAAATGgcaagaaagaagaaagaaagagagaaggacttaagaaaaaaaaaagaaagatgaaacttcaaatgcaaaatgaaaatcaaataaatgcaaatgatgaaagattttttttgattttgaaaattaaatccgaaattttttaaagaaaggaaagttgaaatctctttttttttttaagtttgaaagAAAGAATTAAATTTGACAAagtttaaaaatggaaaaagatTGAGAAACTAAAtgcaaatcaaaaaaaataaaagatgattgaaagatgttttttttttttttaaatgatgatTGGATTTCGAAAATGAATGCAAGCAATCAGAATAAATGCAATGACAATCAAAATGAATGCAAAACCAATTAATCTAGATGATTGATgcaattacaaaacaaattaatgcAAATAATCAATTCAACCTCCAAAAATGGAAGGTAAAAATCGACCAAGAGCAAAAACAAGTTGTAAAACAGATTGGATGCACAACAAAGATCTACCAAAATGCAATAAGAACAATGATGAACATCAAGAACACaatgcaacaattttttttttgacttttgatgcaataaaaaaaaatgatgacaatAATATGATGGTTGTTGGGGATGAATTGTCACcatccacaaggcccagcgaacaggaggcccatttCTGTCATCTAGAGGATAGTCGGCTCCAAGCCGGCTCCAAATGAGTCACAACTCGGCTCTTGCCTCCTCTGATCAGAAGACGAGCAGCCGAAGGCGCCGACCAAGTGGCTCGGGCCGAACAGTCGTCCCGATTGGGCCTGCAAGTCAAAAGGCCCATAGTAAAAAGGATGAATTAGGTCAAAACTGACCGACCtaagagactatataaggagttgaggacaaaAAGGAAAGGCATCACCACGGAGACAGACAGACTTGCGgccagattagggtttcctttattctctttgtatctcgccgttctcttgtacttccggctaggagctcgccgagcatcgactagccggctttcttactcttgtaccctcgttattccgactctaataaaacgtctctgttcatcccactcttgagttcttctattttctgttgaccaaactcaccttaaacaattggcgcccaccgtggggccgaTCAGAGTAACGTTTCTTAGCCTAGTATGACGATTGGTGACTCGAACCCCGGCTCTTCCGGCGAAGCGAccgagcttacgcctccgccccctcctcctcttctctcgtcggacttcatgagctccgtgatggctcgcctcgcgcatcaagaagaagtccagaaaacGACGAATGAGCAGCTCGCTGCTCTCGTGGCTGCCCTCACTGCTCCCGCTGGACCGACGAACCGTTCCCAACCCGTCTGCCGGCATCTCTTCCCTCCAACGCCGGCAGAAGACCGCGCTGTGGACGAATCTGACCCTAACGGTCCTCCCGCCGTATACCCTACTCCGACGACAGCAGATCCGACGACGATTCGCGAGATCGCcgagctcaaactcagccttcAACAAATGAGCTCGCAGATCCACCAAGCGACGAGCGCAGCCCCTCAGATCGACAGCGTCATCGCCTCTACTTCGCGCTCGCCCTTCGCTAGCGAGCTAACCAGGGTCCAGCTCCGCAAGATAGAAAAGCTCCGTCTCCCCGAGTACAAACCCGGCGGCGACCCCGTCGAACATCTGACAGCCTTCAACATAGCTATGGCCAGAGCTCGCCTTTCCGACGAAGAAAGGACGCAGGATATTGtcagctcttcgtcgaaacaCTCAACGAACAAGCGCTAACCTGGTTCTCACAGCTCAGCGAGAACTCGATTCGCAGTTTCCGAGACCTATCAGCCGTTTTCctcaagacttacatcatgtttaccaagcgagcagcaaccgcttccagcctgtggaatatggcgcaaacaaaggaccaaagcctcaaggactacatggaaaagttcaagacgatcgtttcccgagtcgacgtccctgatcacatcgctatcgacgctttgatgaacactctcctcgtcaactcgaagtttcgTAAGGACCTGTATTCCAACCCCACGACTTCACTTCCCGATGCTATTGCCCGGTCTCACAATTTcatccgaatggaagaagaCACCAAGGCAATAATTCGGAAGCAGAACGCTGCCAAGCCGGTCGCAGCCAAAAGTGCGGGTGCTCGGCCAGAGCCACGCCAGCACGCGCCAGCTGATAACGGCGGCAAAAAAGGAGGTCTCCTCTACGTCGTGGACGAGAACAACGCCCCTGTCTCAACCATGGTCCTGCACGATAAAAAGTGGAATGTTTACCAGCGAGAGACCGACTCTCCAGATGCATCTCCCAGTACCCCGAGTGCTGGTGTCGTGGCTAAAGTCGATTCGGCtccaggaccgaccagaactcccatcgatctcacgaagcattgcaagtatcacgACGTGAAGGGACACGACACGACCGAGTGCAAATCCCTCTAcgcccagttcctctcctcgatcgaAAGCGGGGATTACAAGATCCAGCCGCCTAAACCCAAgccaaaaggagaaaacagctggagcaggaacaaagacaagaaggctCAGCGTAAATCGCAGGGCAAGAACCGTAAAAACGACAAACAGTCGAAGGATACGGAGAAAGCTGCCCGAGAGACCGATGATGACGACGACTCGGCAGATGACGATCAGCCGACCAATCGCCAGCGCATCGAAGTGATCCGCGCCCAACCGCAACAAGAGAACGAATCCGGGTCCTCGTCCGAAGAAGACGACGACACGAAAAACCTAGACAGCACTACGGATCTTCGGTCCCTCCTCGATCAAAAGTTTCGATCCGCTACCGAGGAAACGCCAGTCTCCTCCGATCTCCGCCGACAGATCGACTCGAATCGCGCCGCGAAAGCTTCGGCACAAGAATCCTCCCAAAGGCAGTGCGCCGACAAGCCGAACTGCGATCTGCGAGACAAACTCAACGCGAAGATCGGCGACTTGCGGACAACCCTTAACCGCAAGAAAAGGGATACTGCCGAAACGAGTAACGACCTCCGTGATGTGCTCCGCGCAAAGCGAGCACAAACTCGTCCCCGGATAAACGTCATTATGGGTGGATCGCCTCCCTGCGGCGATTCGGTAAGAGCAGTCAAAGACCACCGAAGGCAAGCCACCACTTCCCAACGGTGGCCCCAGAAGCAAGTAGACGATCAGCCGATTACCTTTTCGTCTGACGATACACTCGGCGTGCACCTCCCTCATAACGATCCTTTGCTCGTCGTGCTCGGCGTCGACAAGTACGACGTCACAAAAGTACTTATCGATACCGGGAGCTCGGTAGATATCATCTTTCGCGAAACCCTCGTAAAGATGGGGATTGACCTCAATGACGTCAAGCCTTCTACTCGGACCCTGACAGGGTTCAACGGCTCGTCAGAAGTGATCGCAGGCACAATCCGCCTCTCGGTTCACGCATGCGGAGTCACTCGGACAGTCAAGTTTTCTGTGGTCGGTTCCAAAGCCCCTTACCACGTTATACTCGGCACCCCATGGCTGCATTCAATGCGAGCAATCGCATCAACGTATCATCAGTGTGTTAAGTTCCCAGGATCAGACGGATCGATCAAAACTCTGAAAGGCGATCAGCAAGCCGCGCGTGATCTCTTGATCGCCACGGTTAAAATCCAGCGCTCCCAATCACTTGTCAACTCGGTCTCTCCTCCCACGAGCAAAGTCTGCCCGCAAAAGGAGGAGGTTCTCGAAGTACCAGTTGACGAGTCGGATCCGAGCAAATCAGTCCGAGTAGGCGCATTTCTGCCCGACGAAATGCAGCAGAAGATTCTCGAGTTCCTTAAGCAAAACCTATCCACATTCGCCTGGACAATGTCTGATATGAAGGGAATCGATCCAGCTATCACGACCCACGAGCTCAATGTTGATCCCAACTTCAAACCCATCcggcagaagagaagaaagttgggACCAGAGCGATCCAAAGCAGTCGCAGAAGAAGTCGAGCGTCTACTCGGTGCCGGCTCAATCACTGAAGTtcgttacccggaatggctagccaacccggtggtcgttaagaagaagaacggtaaatggcgcgtctgcgtcgattttaccgacctcaacaaagcatgtccAAAGGACAGCTACCCGTTGCCTAGCATCGATCGCCTAGTCGAATCAACGGCCGGCAACGAGATGCTGACGTTCATGGACGCCTTCTCGGGCTATAACCAGATCCTGATGCACCCAGACGACCGGGAGAAAACCGCTTTCATCACTGACCGGGGAACTTACTGTTATAAGGTGATGCCATTCGGGTTGAAAAACGCCGGGGCAACCTACCAGAGGCTCGTTAACAGGATGTTCGCCGACCAGTTGGGGAAAACAATGGAAGtttatatcgacgacatgctcgtcaaatccCTCCGAGCCGACGACCACCTAGCACACTTGAAGGAATGCTTCACCATCCTAAACAAGTACGGGATGAAGTTGAATCCCGCAAAGTGCACGTTTGGCGTCTCCTCGGGCGAATTCCTTGGTTACATCGTCACGCAACGAGGAATAGAGgctaacccgaaacagatctcaGCAGTCCTGAACCTCCCCAGTCCGAGAAACTGCCGCGAAGTTCAGAGACTAACAGGACGCATCGCCGCCCTTAATCGCTTTATCTCCCGATCTACCGACAAGTGTCTTCCCTTCTATGATCTCCTCcgagggaacaagaagttcatCTGGGATGATAAATGCGAGGACGCGTTCGTCCAACTCAAGCAATACCTGACGACTCCTCCCGTCTTGGCCAAGCCAGACGTAGGAGACGTTTTGTCTCTCTATATCGCTGTCTCCTCGGCAGCCGTCAGCAGTGTCTTGATCAAGGAGGACCGTGGCGAGCAGCGTCCGATTTTTTACACGAGCAGACGCATGACCGGCCCGGAAACCAGATACCCAACCCTTGAGAAGCTGGCTCTGGCCGTCGTCGACTCcgcgaggaaattacgaccctacttccagtCACACTCTATCGAGGTTCTGACCGACCAACCGCTCCGCACCGTcctgcaaaatcccaacagagccGGCCGGCTGACCAAGTGGGCAATCGAACTGAGTGAGCTTGACATTACGTACAAATGTCGAACAGCCGCcaaatctcaagtcctcgccgacttccttgtCGAACTCACGCCAGATCTTGCACAAGACCTCGATGTCCCGAGTCCCAATTGGATTCTTCATGTCGACGGATCATCGACGAGTAAAGGATCCGGTGCTGGAGTCCAGCTTCAATCGCCAACAGGAGAACTCATCCGCCAGTCTTTCAGCTTCGGCTTCCCGGCCTCTAACAACGAGGCAGAGTATGAATCGTTGATCGCCGGTCTTCGTCTCGCCCGAGCCGTCAAAGCCAAACGCTTGAGTGCTTATTGCGACTCGCAGCTCGTCGCTAGCCAGTTTAGCGGCGACTACGATGCTCGCAATGATAGAATGGATGCGTATCTCCGAGTGGTTCAGGAGCTCGCTAGGGAATTCGATTTCTTCGAACTCACCAAGGTTCCTCGCGGAGAGAACGTTTGCGCCGATGCCTTAGCCGCACTCGGGAGCAAACTCCACGATCAGGTCAAAAGGACGATACCCATACATCGGATCGATCGACCGAGCATCGATTCTTCCTCCGACGAAAGCTCTCTCATCGCTCCAATCTTTGCAACAACTCGACGATCCACCACCGATCAAACCGACACTGAGATGCCCGATCGTGACGATACCTCAGTCGATTGGCGAGCCGAGTTCCTAGATTATCTCATACGAGAAGAACTGCCGAGCGATAAGTGGGCAGCGAGACGCCTGAAGAGACGCAGCGCCCACTACGTCATCATAAACGACGAACTTCACCGAGTGACCGCGAACAAGGTTCTCTTAAAGTGCATCCAGGGCGATGAAGTACGCCGAGTAATGGCTGAAACTCACGACGGAGCAGGAGGAAACCACTCGGGAGGCCGAGCACTCGCCCTTAAGGTTCGAAGCTTGGGATTCTTTTGGCCGTCTATGAACACTGACTGCGAGGCATACGCTCGtcggtgcgacaaatgccagc from Raphanus sativus cultivar WK10039 unplaced genomic scaffold, ASM80110v3 Scaffold1286, whole genome shotgun sequence includes the following:
- the LOC130503993 gene encoding uncharacterized protein LOC130503993, which translates into the protein MEEDTKAIIRKQNAAKPVAAKSAGARPEPRQHAPADNGGKKGGLLYVVDENNAPVSTMVLHDKKWNVYQRETDSPDASPSTPSAGVVAKGHDTTECKSLYAQFLSSIESGDYKIQPPKPKPKGENSWSRNKDKKAQRKSQGKNRKNDKQSKDTEKAARETDDDDDSADDDQPTNRQRIEVIRAQPQQENESGSSSEEDDDTKNLDSTTDLRSLLDQKFRSATEETPVSSDLRRQIDSNRAAKASAQESSQRQCADKPNCDLRDKLNAKIGDLRTTLNRKKRDTAETSNDLRDVLRAKRAQTRPRINVIMGGSPPCGDSVRAVKDHRRQATTSQRWPQKQVDDQPITFSSDDTLGVHLPHNDPLLVVLGVDKYDVTKVLIDTGSSVDIIFRETLVKMGIDLNDVKPSTRTLTGFNGSSEVIAGTIRLSVHACGVTRTVKFSVVGSKAPYHVILGTPWLHSMRAIASTYHQCVKFPGSDGSIKTLKGDQQAARDLLIATVKIQRSQSLVNSVSPPTSKVCPQKEEVLEVPVDESDPSKSVRVGAFLPDEMQQKILEFLKQNLSTFAWTMSDMKGIDPAITTHELNVDPNFKPIRQKRRKLGPERSKAVAEEVERLLGAGSITEDSYPLPSIDRLVESTAGNEMLTFMDAFSGYNQILMHPDDREKTAFITDRGTYCYKVMPFGLKNAGATYQRLVNRMFADQLGKTMEVYIDDMLVKSLRADDHLAHLKECFTILNKYGMKLNPAKCTFGVSSGEFLGYIVTQRGIEANPKQISAVLNLPSPRNCREVQRLTGRIAALNRFISRSTDKCLPFYDLLRGNKKFIWDDKCEDAFVQLKQYLTTPPVLAKPDVGDVLSLYIAVSSAAVSSVLIKEDRGEQRPIFYTSRRMTGPETRYPTLEKLALAVVDSARKLRPYFQSHSIEVLTDQPLRTVLQNPNRAGRLTKWAIELSELDITYKCRTAAKSQVLADFLVELTPDLAQDLDVPSPNWILHVDGSSTSKGSGAGVQLQSPTGELIRQSFSFGFPASNNEAEYESLIAGLRLARAVKAKRLSAYCDSQLVASQFSGDYDARNDRMDAYLRVVQELAREFDFFELTKVPRGENVCADALAALGSKLHDQVKRTIPIHRIDRPSIDSSSDESSLIAPIFATTRRSTTDQTDTEMPDRDDTSVDWRAEFLDYLIREELPSDKWAARRLKRRSAHYVIINDELHRVTANKVLLKCIQGDEVRRVMAETHDGAGGNHSGGRALALKVRSLGFFWPSMNTDCEAYARRWGMDIIGPMPNSRQRRFILVLTDYFTKWIEAEAFSQVTDKEVRTFVWKNIICRPGLPYEIITDNGSQFMSGNFKEFCNKWNIRLSPSTPRYPQGNGQAESSNKIIIDGIKKRLDLKKGHWADELDGVLWSHRTTPRGATKSTPFSLAYGMEAMAPAEVNVTSLRRAKMPQFVELNQDMLLDALDELEEKRDQALLRIQNYQNQIESYYNKKSPFPEQTMPAPSSSGARALAQLNRLSLDQVSAEGNNSLASPVRRALTGYPMEISDRLIEGRRFGRPIVLSITALRLETFSSAIQ